In the Salinirubrum litoreum genome, one interval contains:
- a CDS encoding rhomboid family intramembrane serine protease yields the protein MVTRTATVQTLVVFAVVATLQTLAGLVGAGGLFVLDPGSLLDPATVLVSVYAHANLGHLLSNSLALLLLGLAVERGTTRLRFHLFFVTTGVLAGLVQVTVGNLLVAGTAGVLGASGAIFGLLGYLLAGNSVSGSLLSRFDLGRRAQLALFVVVAGVVTVATAAPGVALLAHFTGLLLGLVAGRLRLLRVRE from the coding sequence ATGGTCACCCGAACCGCCACCGTCCAGACGCTCGTCGTCTTCGCGGTGGTCGCAACCCTCCAGACGCTCGCCGGCCTCGTCGGTGCCGGCGGCCTGTTCGTCCTCGATCCGGGATCACTGCTCGATCCGGCGACCGTCCTCGTCTCGGTGTACGCCCACGCCAACCTCGGACACCTCCTGTCGAACAGCCTCGCACTCCTCTTGCTCGGCCTGGCGGTCGAGCGCGGGACGACGCGACTGCGATTTCACCTGTTCTTCGTGACGACCGGCGTGTTGGCTGGACTCGTGCAGGTGACAGTCGGGAACTTGCTCGTCGCCGGGACCGCCGGTGTGCTGGGCGCGAGTGGAGCCATCTTCGGTCTGCTGGGTTACCTGCTCGCCGGCAACTCCGTGTCCGGGTCGCTGCTCTCGCGGTTCGACCTCGGCCGACGCGCGCAGTTGGCACTGTTCGTCGTCGTCGCCGGCGTCGTGACGGTCGCTACTGCCGCGCCGGGGGTCGCTCTCCTCGCGCACTTCACCGGCCTGTTGCTCGGGTTGGTCGCCGGGCGTCTGCGGCTCCTTCGTGTGCGCGAGTAG
- the rpsJ gene encoding 30S ribosomal protein S10: protein MQQARVRLAGTSPEDLDDICDDVREIANKTGVSLSGPIPLPTKTLEVPTRKSPDGEGTATWEHWEMRVHKRLIDIDADERALRQLMRIQVPNDVSIEIVLED from the coding sequence ATGCAGCAGGCACGCGTTCGGCTCGCCGGGACCAGCCCGGAGGACCTCGACGACATCTGCGACGACGTGCGGGAGATCGCCAACAAGACCGGCGTCAGCCTGAGTGGGCCGATCCCGCTCCCGACGAAGACGCTGGAGGTTCCGACCCGCAAGTCCCCGGACGGCGAGGGGACCGCGACGTGGGAACACTGGGAGATGCGCGTCCACAAGCGGCTGATCGACATCGACGCCGACGAACGCGCGCTGCGGCAGCTGATGCGGATTCAGGTGCCCAACGACGTGAGCATCGAGATCGTCCTCGAAGACTGA
- the tuf gene encoding translation elongation factor EF-1 subunit alpha has translation MSDKPHQNLAIIGHVDHGKSTLVGRLLFETGSVPEHVIEQYREEAEEKGKGGFEFAYVMDNLAEERERGVTIDIAHQEFDTDDYYFTIVDCPGHRDFVKNMITGASQADNAVLVVAADDGVAPQTREHVFLARTLGINELIIAVNKMDVVDYSEDTYKEVKEEVQQLLKQVRFRSDDATYIPISAFEGDNIAERSDNTDWYDGAILLEALNDLPETEPPTDAPLRLPIQDVYTISGIGTVPVGRIETGTLNPGDNVSFQPSDVGGEVKTVEMHHEEVDQAGPGDNVGFNVRGVGKDDIRRGDVCGPADDPPSVAETFQAQVVVMQHPSVITAGYTPVFHAHTAQVACTIESIDQKLDPASGEVAEENPDFIKSGDAAIVTVRPQKPLSIEPSGEIPELGSFAIRDMGQTIAAGKVLDVNER, from the coding sequence ATGAGTGACAAACCGCACCAGAACTTGGCCATCATCGGCCACGTCGACCACGGGAAGAGTACGCTGGTCGGGCGACTCCTGTTCGAGACAGGGTCCGTCCCCGAGCACGTCATCGAGCAGTACCGCGAGGAAGCAGAGGAGAAGGGCAAGGGCGGCTTCGAGTTCGCCTACGTGATGGACAACCTCGCCGAGGAGCGCGAGCGTGGTGTCACCATCGACATCGCCCACCAAGAGTTCGACACCGACGACTACTACTTCACCATCGTCGACTGTCCGGGCCACCGTGACTTCGTGAAGAACATGATCACGGGTGCCTCGCAGGCCGACAACGCGGTCCTCGTCGTCGCGGCCGACGACGGTGTCGCGCCCCAGACCCGCGAGCACGTCTTCCTCGCCCGCACGCTCGGGATCAACGAGCTGATCATCGCTGTCAACAAGATGGACGTCGTCGACTACAGCGAGGACACCTACAAGGAGGTCAAAGAGGAGGTCCAGCAGCTCCTGAAGCAGGTCCGCTTCCGTTCGGACGACGCGACCTACATCCCGATCTCCGCGTTCGAGGGCGACAACATCGCCGAGCGCTCGGACAACACCGACTGGTACGACGGTGCCATCCTCCTCGAAGCGCTGAACGACCTGCCGGAGACGGAGCCGCCGACGGACGCGCCGCTCCGCCTGCCGATCCAGGACGTCTACACCATCTCCGGCATCGGGACCGTCCCGGTCGGCCGGATCGAGACCGGGACGCTCAACCCCGGCGACAACGTCTCCTTCCAGCCGTCCGACGTGGGCGGCGAGGTGAAGACGGTCGAGATGCACCACGAGGAAGTCGACCAGGCCGGTCCGGGCGACAACGTCGGGTTCAACGTCCGTGGCGTCGGCAAGGACGACATCCGCCGTGGCGACGTCTGTGGCCCGGCCGACGACCCGCCGTCCGTCGCCGAGACGTTCCAGGCGCAGGTCGTCGTCATGCAGCACCCGTCCGTGATCACGGCCGGCTACACGCCGGTCTTCCACGCGCACACCGCACAGGTCGCGTGTACGATCGAGTCCATCGACCAGAAACTGGACCCGGCATCGGGTGAGGTCGCCGAGGAGAACCCGGACTTCATCAAGTCCGGCGACGCCGCCATCGTGACCGTCCGTCCGCAGAAGCCACTCAGCATCGAGCCGTCCGGCGAGATTCCGGAACTCGGCTCCTTCGCCATCCGCGACATGGGTCAGACCATCGCCGCCGGCAAGGTGCTCGACGTCAACGAGCGATAA
- a CDS encoding transposase yields the protein MSEMVTKTLQATLTTPTTWKEERLQRLLDTYRDALHDAFDNRADTMSAVNDVVTPYELPYQAKDALKSFVPKLRRTYNAEELDDEHPLRLVNRAAKFDYSEERKHGFVWQVPQPGRGTNFWIPLRINPEQESLWFDLLSEDATAGELRLQRHRTSWELHVTVKYPVEEPAEPDDPTYIGFDVGESALITGCALKRDVPRKPMLVSGSRARHLRKEMFMTLRRLQSRDAAEWRVDERFDHYQNALTDIIEKASRQAVEYAGSFDNPVIVLEDLSYIRERLDCGKFMNRRLHAWAFARLQGRIEDKAMEVGIRVEYVNAAYTSQTCHACSRLGQRSRQAEFVCPHDDCHVTEFQADINAAANIAGRVDSWGESVRWEPGHDDSPRDGSACDSATVHRETSPRPG from the coding sequence GTGTCCGAGATGGTGACGAAGACGTTACAGGCCACACTCACCACGCCCACCACGTGGAAAGAGGAGCGTCTACAGCGGCTCTTGGACACCTACCGCGACGCACTCCACGACGCCTTCGACAACAGGGCAGACACAATGTCGGCTGTCAATGATGTTGTGACCCCATATGAACTGCCGTACCAAGCCAAAGACGCGCTCAAGTCTTTCGTCCCAAAACTCCGCCGGACGTACAATGCCGAGGAGTTAGACGACGAGCATCCGCTTCGACTCGTCAATCGGGCCGCAAAGTTCGACTACTCCGAGGAGCGTAAACACGGCTTCGTGTGGCAGGTCCCGCAACCCGGTCGCGGGACGAATTTCTGGATTCCACTTCGGATTAACCCCGAACAGGAATCGCTGTGGTTCGACCTGCTCTCCGAAGACGCGACAGCAGGCGAGTTGCGCCTTCAGCGACACCGCACGTCGTGGGAATTGCACGTCACCGTCAAATACCCGGTCGAAGAACCGGCCGAACCAGACGACCCGACCTACATCGGATTCGACGTAGGCGAGAGCGCGTTGATCACGGGCTGTGCCCTCAAACGCGACGTACCACGGAAGCCGATGCTCGTTAGCGGCAGTCGAGCGCGACACCTCCGCAAAGAGATGTTCATGACCCTCCGCCGGCTCCAGTCGAGAGACGCCGCCGAGTGGCGCGTGGACGAACGATTCGACCACTATCAAAATGCTCTGACGGATATTATCGAGAAAGCCTCTCGGCAGGCCGTCGAGTACGCTGGGTCCTTCGATAACCCGGTTATCGTTCTCGAAGATCTGTCGTATATCCGTGAACGGTTGGACTGCGGCAAGTTCATGAACCGTCGTCTTCACGCATGGGCGTTCGCACGGCTACAAGGTCGAATCGAAGACAAAGCGATGGAGGTGGGAATTCGTGTCGAGTACGTCAACGCGGCGTACACCTCCCAGACGTGCCATGCCTGCAGCCGCCTCGGTCAACGAAGTCGGCAGGCGGAGTTTGTATGTCCACACGACGACTGCCACGTAACGGAGTTCCAAGCAGACATTAACGCGGCGGCGAACATCGCCGGTCGCGTCGACTCGTGGGGAGAGAGCGTCCGTTGGGAACCCGGACACGATGACTCGCCACGAGATGGGAGCGCCTGTGACAGCGCCACAGTCCACCGAGAGACGAGTCCGAGACCCGGATAG
- the dph5 gene encoding diphthine synthase, whose product MLSFIGLGLYDERSITVEGQETLRAADRAFAEFYTSRLVGASVADLEAAHGVDIEVRDRAGVEQHPEPILDAAADEHVAFLTAGDTMISTTHVDLRLRAIERGIETEVIHGVTAQSAASSLTGLQNYRFGKATTLPFPYAHGGDDVPQSVIDTIEVNRERGLHTVVYLDIKVDGPRAPDGDHEEYMTADTAAGLLAEGWQDTLGVVVARAGSPDAVVAGDRLSALAARDFGGPLHLLVIPGDLHHVEADALAGLADTPADLLPE is encoded by the coding sequence ATGCTCAGCTTCATCGGACTCGGTCTCTACGACGAACGGTCGATCACCGTCGAGGGACAGGAGACACTCCGGGCCGCCGACCGGGCGTTCGCGGAGTTCTACACCAGCCGTCTCGTCGGCGCGAGCGTCGCGGACCTTGAAGCGGCCCACGGCGTCGACATCGAAGTCCGGGACCGCGCGGGCGTCGAACAACACCCCGAACCGATCTTAGACGCTGCCGCAGACGAGCACGTCGCCTTCCTCACCGCCGGCGACACGATGATCTCCACGACCCACGTCGACTTACGCCTCCGGGCCATCGAGCGCGGCATCGAGACCGAGGTGATCCACGGCGTCACCGCCCAGTCGGCCGCGAGCAGTCTCACCGGCCTCCAGAACTACCGCTTCGGGAAGGCGACCACCCTCCCGTTCCCCTACGCCCACGGTGGCGACGACGTGCCACAGAGCGTGATCGACACCATCGAGGTGAACCGCGAGCGCGGCCTCCACACCGTCGTCTACCTCGACATCAAGGTCGACGGTCCCCGCGCACCGGACGGCGACCACGAGGAGTACATGACCGCCGACACCGCCGCCGGGCTGCTCGCCGAGGGGTGGCAGGACACACTCGGGGTCGTGGTCGCCCGCGCTGGCAGTCCCGACGCGGTCGTCGCCGGCGACCGACTCTCCGCGCTCGCCGCCCGCGACTTCGGTGGCCCGCTCCACCTGCTGGTGATCCCCGGCGACCTCCACCACGTCGAGGCCGACGCACTCGCCGGTCTCGCCGACACACCCGCAGACCTGTTGCCCGAATAG
- the artA gene encoding archaeosortase A has translation MFDALLDAFAWAPGPLSDALAWVVIATFLAGVLLADRRPDLGRGLTAGAWAGFAGFWFVLIPHFAFVHKSYVEGILTVLAVPACLYTGWLLWQGRDSLFVLSRAIAVMGLVYLPFETIPAVVLAGVAVPAPRELLITTVADQTGFLIQTLGFSPTPVTGPETGYQNAFMFTTDGRRLVFEVVLACTGLGSIAIFAGLIAAVKAPLRRKLRGLAIAVPIIYGLNLLRTTFIGIVFGKQYMQFFVDEVLLLFGSSDPYMVSFFLSDRVISQLLAVVALVGITYLVVRELPELLTVIEDVLYLVTKEEHDLHEALDVSRVRTDGAGDEYAVGGDEESKR, from the coding sequence ATGTTCGACGCCCTGCTCGACGCGTTCGCGTGGGCACCGGGACCGCTCTCCGACGCGCTCGCGTGGGTCGTCATCGCGACGTTTCTCGCCGGGGTCCTCCTCGCGGACCGCCGTCCCGACCTCGGTCGCGGACTGACGGCGGGTGCGTGGGCGGGGTTCGCCGGCTTCTGGTTCGTCCTGATCCCGCACTTCGCGTTCGTCCACAAGAGCTACGTCGAGGGCATCCTGACCGTGCTGGCGGTCCCGGCGTGTCTCTACACCGGCTGGTTGCTCTGGCAGGGCCGCGACTCGCTGTTCGTCCTCTCGCGGGCCATCGCGGTGATGGGACTCGTCTACCTCCCCTTCGAGACGATTCCCGCCGTCGTGCTCGCGGGTGTCGCGGTGCCCGCGCCGCGTGAACTGCTCATCACGACCGTCGCCGACCAGACCGGTTTCCTGATCCAGACGTTAGGATTCAGTCCGACGCCCGTGACCGGCCCGGAGACCGGCTACCAGAACGCCTTCATGTTCACGACCGACGGCCGGCGACTCGTCTTCGAGGTCGTCCTGGCCTGCACTGGGCTGGGCAGTATCGCCATCTTCGCCGGGTTGATCGCGGCGGTGAAGGCTCCACTGCGGCGGAAGCTCCGAGGGCTGGCCATCGCGGTACCCATCATCTACGGACTGAACCTGCTCCGGACGACGTTCATCGGCATCGTCTTCGGCAAACAGTACATGCAGTTCTTCGTCGACGAGGTGCTGCTGTTGTTCGGCTCCTCAGATCCGTACATGGTCTCCTTCTTCCTCTCGGATCGGGTCATCAGCCAACTGCTCGCGGTCGTCGCGCTCGTCGGGATCACGTACCTCGTGGTGCGGGAACTGCCCGAACTCCTGACCGTCATCGAGGACGTGCTGTATCTGGTGACGAAGGAGGAACACGACCTCCACGAGGCGCTGGACGTCTCGCGGGTCAGAACCGACGGGGCGGGCGACGAGTACGCTGTCGGTGGCGACGAGGAGTCGAAACGGTAG